The DNA segment TTGCCACGAACAGCTTCAAGCCGTTCGCGACATTTAGGGTCGTCCCAGAAACGAGGCAATAATTTTGGCGGCGTGATAATGCCACGGCGCCGCAGTTCCTGAATGTAGGGAATGTGTTGCAAGCCGATCTTTCCGACGTACAAGGGTTCAATGTCGTGCCCTGCTGCCAAGTATTCCAACAGATTTCGCAAGCCGCGAAGGTAGATCACATCTTTGGTTAATCCACCACCACGAAAGACCCTCAGCGTCGTGTTAAATGCCGACCGGTTCTTGAAACCGTAACGTTCGTTCAGTGTATCAACGACTTTTGCAAACGGTGTGCCGGAGACCAACAGGTCGGTCGCGATAACTCTTGCCGCCAAAGTACGCAGGCGACTGACCGTCAACCCGCCAACCAAATACTCTGCAAGAACCGCTAGCCCCTCTTGAAGTTCGTCGTAGCCAGCCAGCCCTGCGCTTAATTGCCTAAAGGGTTGGCAGCGACCATTAAAATAGGTCAGCAGATGCGTTCCAATTTCGTGATGCAGCAGTGGTCCAACGCGAGCGGCAGAAATATTGATCGAATCCGAGATGAGCAGTCGATCCTTCGACACCATAATCCCGGACGCAATCGTCTTGGAAATTTCAACACTTGGGCTGAATTCGCACATCTGTTTCTGGTAATAGCGGATCTCCTCGCGAGCAGCGGCTGCAAGCTGTGTCGCATTGACACACTCGGTCGCTGTCACGTCCTCTTTGCCGCACAGTCCAGTAGAGGCTCTAGCGCCTTTCTTTGACCGTTCGAGTATTGCCGTAGCAAGTTCCACAAGCGGATCCTCGGGGCCCCCGTAAAGCTGCAAACTGCTAGAGAGAAAATTGGAATACTGTGGATGATCGCCGATCGTCGTTTCCGGCAGATGTAAATCACGGAGCGACGTTAATTGCCGATCAATCTCGTCCTGTTTCTCCCAGAAAAGAAAAGCAAGGGTGGGGTCTTCGACTCGCTCGATTTCGATCGAAAACAACCTGCGTTTCAATAGGTTCGGATGATAAGGCAAGTGGCGGTATTGAAGGGGTAGCAGTTCGTTATCTGCGTCTTTGCAATAGTGATCACGAATCCTATCCGCATTGGTGGGAGTCACCTGGAGCAGGTAATCGAAAGAATCCGATACATCACACAACTGTTTGTCGACCACTCGCGCCGCCTTGACCAATGCCGAAGGCCCAAACGTCTGATGGTGTGTATCGCTGGGCTTTTCATCCCCGCTAGTGAATTCGGCAACGGCTCTGCGATACGCCCGGGCGAGTTGTTGGCGCAGACGCTGCAGGACGAGAGGAAAGACCTTGCCGGAATCTCCATCAAGATAGAAAGGTCTAACTCTCAAGCAGATGGAACAATGGGTCGTTCCACTGGAATCCGACGATAGACCACGGCTGAGGATTGTCTCGCATTTTGTACTCCGATCGACGCGGGCCGGTCGATCGCCGACCTGAATCGCCGACAGTTCTTTCTCCATAACATCTAGCGTCGATGGCAAAAAGGACTCATCCACCGAAGAGATCTGAAAGTCGAACGCAAGCGTATCGTCAACCGTCACTTCAATCAGCAAGAAGAGACCGAAGTGCTCCTGCATCGCACCGCGAATCTGGTCTACAAGGTACGTAAGACCTTCGTCATGCGACGGTTCCCCAGACGCGAACAGATACGCAGCTTCGGTTGTAACCAACTGGTGATTAAGGTCGGTGCCGGCTGCGGCCGAATCCGCCCCTGACCGAAAAACACAAAGAAATGGCAATTGGCGATCCATACGCAATCGCCCGCCATTGGGCACATTCCTGCGGACTCGCTGATTCTTAGCCAAACGTTCACAGGATGCATCCGCAGTCGATTTGTAAGCCGATGTGATTTCAACCATATCGTTATTGCTGTCGCGTTTCACTTGAATACTATTGCTCCTTCATTGCCGTGAGCGCGTCACGCACTCCTGGCAAAGTCGATCTCAGTGCATTGTAAATAGCTTCGACCTCGCTTGGGTCGGCTTCTCCTTCCCATTCATCCATGAAGAATTTTTTGAATTCAATCGAGATCGCGCAAACTTGCTTGGGAAAGGTTTGGTGAATCCATTCAGCGAAATGCCCTCCTAGAAATTTTACGTTCTCACGAACATCAAGATTGCGTCCACGGAAATCATAAGCCCGCAGGTCCGAGATAAACCGATCCACGACGGGCCCCCAGTATTCGCGATCCATCGTGCCAGTCCCGATATTCACCTCTGGGTTTTTCCTAGCATCCGCAGGAGGCCCATCCGCCCCATCGCGGCGGTGGTTGTACGTGTGCAAATCATAGACGACCACCTTGCCATATTCTTCAACCATTTCGCGAAGAAGCTCTTCGACATCTTCGTAGAATTGGTCGTATTCGGCCAACGATGCATCAATCATTTGCTGCTTAGGGGGGGTATCCCAAACCTTCATTCCCCAGGCATCGGCTGGCGTTTCATAGACCGCCTTATCTCGGGGACGATTTAGATCGACTTCAAATCGAGACCGCAGACCAACGATTTGCGTTTTCGCAATTTGAGTCCATTCGCCAGTGACCGGATCTTCTTCCCGGAGCTGCTGTTCCTCATCGATCGCCAAGTGGCGCTCGATGTTCTTACGCGTGTCGTGGCCGTTGTGGATCGCCGCCGCGACGACGGGCCCCGTGCCGCGCTGAAAAATGCAATGGGGTGAAAGTGACACGAGACGGTTCCTAAATGAAGGAAGTGAGACTTCTGTTTGTCAACAAACCTATCAAAGCGATCAGGTTGGATCTCGCGGGAGGGTAGCGAATCCCGTACCGATCCAACCGAACCGGTCGCTTTAAGCGCTGGGTCCACAACTGCCAATCCGATCGATTCCCGCTCAAC comes from the Roseimaritima multifibrata genome and includes:
- a CDS encoding flavohemoglobin expression-modulating QEGLA motif protein translates to MKRDSNNDMVEITSAYKSTADASCERLAKNQRVRRNVPNGGRLRMDRQLPFLCVFRSGADSAAAGTDLNHQLVTTEAAYLFASGEPSHDEGLTYLVDQIRGAMQEHFGLFLLIEVTVDDTLAFDFQISSVDESFLPSTLDVMEKELSAIQVGDRPARVDRSTKCETILSRGLSSDSSGTTHCSICLRVRPFYLDGDSGKVFPLVLQRLRQQLARAYRRAVAEFTSGDEKPSDTHHQTFGPSALVKAARVVDKQLCDVSDSFDYLLQVTPTNADRIRDHYCKDADNELLPLQYRHLPYHPNLLKRRLFSIEIERVEDPTLAFLFWEKQDEIDRQLTSLRDLHLPETTIGDHPQYSNFLSSSLQLYGGPEDPLVELATAILERSKKGARASTGLCGKEDVTATECVNATQLAAAAREEIRYYQKQMCEFSPSVEISKTIASGIMVSKDRLLISDSINISAARVGPLLHHEIGTHLLTYFNGRCQPFRQLSAGLAGYDELQEGLAVLAEYLVGGLTVSRLRTLAARVIATDLLVSGTPFAKVVDTLNERYGFKNRSAFNTTLRVFRGGGLTKDVIYLRGLRNLLEYLAAGHDIEPLYVGKIGLQHIPYIQELRRRGIITPPKLLPRFWDDPKCRERLEAVRGKSVLNLTDTD
- a CDS encoding N-formylglutamate amidohydrolase, which gives rise to MSLSPHCIFQRGTGPVVAAAIHNGHDTRKNIERHLAIDEEQQLREEDPVTGEWTQIAKTQIVGLRSRFEVDLNRPRDKAVYETPADAWGMKVWDTPPKQQMIDASLAEYDQFYEDVEELLREMVEEYGKVVVYDLHTYNHRRDGADGPPADARKNPEVNIGTGTMDREYWGPVVDRFISDLRAYDFRGRNLDVRENVKFLGGHFAEWIHQTFPKQVCAISIEFKKFFMDEWEGEADPSEVEAIYNALRSTLPGVRDALTAMKEQ